The nucleotide window ACACAAGACCTATCTGTCAGCATTGCTGTTCTTCTGAATGCACATGCGAAtcagactctctctctctctctctctctctctctctctctctctctctctctctctctctctctctctctctctctctctcaggtggCTTGGCAGCTGTTATGTACACAGATGCGGTCCAGTTCGTCATCATGATGGCTGGTGGCATTACTTTGATGGTGATAAGTAAGTACTGTGAAAAAGGCAAATCATGATCGATCGAATTTCAAAGAGAGATAATCACCCATCTCGTTCCCTCTTGACCATAGGGGGTGCCCTGAGCTTGTATGTAAAGTGAATCCTAATTCCTCTAAAGACGAATATACTGACCCGTGAATACCACCGATAAATCTGTTTGTATTTTTCCATTTATGCATCGGTATTGAAAAGTTTATTTATAGAATAATAATTTTGAGAATGGTGCGCAACCTAGGAAAGCACATATGTGTGTTTTCTTAAACAGGGGTAGATAGGGGTGGGGTGGTTGTGCTGGGGATGTGTTACAAACGACCACCTGGAAAGTTAGACAAACTTCAAGTTAATGCTGATAGcagttaaggtaaagggcgacgaattcggacacgcacacgctttagaacgtttctgcgcagatttaactccagtctgccgcaaatgggttattttgcagcgcatgtatttaacatcacctgtcattgttgaaattgcgcttttacctaattttttgacccagtctcttagaaatacatgtgacctttaaccttgtcatattttgaccccctaggaagctggattttattcaatatgagcgcaaaattaacatttctctcccatttacttggcgcatattacccattcccctggagatattgtaaaaagtagcgtggtgacacccttttattaaaagtgtaaaactaaatggtattatgtcaggattttattcgccaagtttggtcaaaaatgacaccattcaaagcgacaggaagaaagttcgaaaattatgtagtgatataatttcgatatcgtcattttgtaatcgatacttatgttaaaatttctttacaaacatcatgaaaactatacattcgatagatattgatcttaatccttggtatttattaaaattaactcatttgctaagcgttttataattgctttctttagtttaagtgaattatatcatttttatttatttctaacgacgccattttaacgtccgtttccatggaaacgagcgtggtgaccctcattttttatttcatttttgcacttgcacaacttcaaagaatatttgtgcaaagtttcaagaaaatgacaccacaacctaattttgacgtaattcgtagtgctTCAACGGGTTTACGCTGTTGATGGAACTGTACACCAAGACCACAAGTTGCCAAATTGTGGGGACATAGCACGATTGTTGTACAGAGGGTAATAAGTTAAAGTAGAATAAGACTATGCAAAAGATGTTATTTCGGCTTGATAAATGTATTGAATTTAGTAAAATGAATGTGAAAGTTGTCGCCAGTGAAGGCATTTCAACTTGATATCGGATGGAAAAATTCACACGCCTCTCTTACGCTAATCACCTTTTGCGGAGATGTAAATGTCTTTGAGCGGCGCCAATTCTTGAAATGTGCAAATGACACAATTTTCGTAGACTCGACTGCTACAAAGTTTTGATATTgtttcacgttttcttttcccAAGGCTTTATTGAGGTCGGAGGGCTTTCAGGGCTGATAGAGAAATACCCCGAGGCCTATCCAAACGCAACTGTGTATTACAACGACAGCTGCGGTATTCCTCGAGACGATGCGTTCAAAATGTTTCGTGATCCGGTGGACTCGGACATGCCGTGGCCCGGCTTTCTCCTCGGCCAATCACCAGCCTCGCTGTGGTATTGGTGTGCAGACCAGGTAGTGTTGTTTCAAGAATTGCTGTTGTATCTCACCGTCATCGCCTCAGACACAATAGCAGTGACTCTTAAGAATATTGTCAATAATGCATATTCATGAAATAATTACATTTCTATTATTCTCAAAAATAGTGAATTTTGATACAAATTAATGTCCTTGCCAAGAGCAGATTATTAACAATATGCTCTGCTGGTTGATCATGGCAATTGAATTCCTAGTCCGGATTGAAAGTAGTTAACAACACTAAAAACTCGTGAACATTGCACACGTAAGGGTTACGTTGATAAGTCAATCACTATTAGGCATATCAACTTAATATTAATATTACGTATCCTAGTATATCAGGTCCGAATGCTGTAGTTGGAAGTGTCCTTATGATATTGCCTGTAGTTTAAAGTGTTCGGCTAAGAACTGTCTGTTTTGATTGgaaaagcttttgtccgattcAGCGACCAATATAATGCATTCTTATTCTTCCGGCGGCTTATGGATAATGTTATTGCGAAACGTCTTGTCAGAACTTTCAAGCTGATGACACTTGGTGGTGCGATAGAAAAAAATGTTCCGAACACCTCAACACTATAGCCGCCTTTTGCAATATCTAATGGCCTTGGTCTTTTCTTCTCTCTGGGTATTCATTATAGTACCACCGAGCTCATGCAATTCGCTATTTGCATTCTCGTACATTTGTGCAGATCTATAGCTTTCGGACAAGTACTTCTCAAAAGCAATTTGCGTATGGTTAATACAAATGTATTCTTTGTGTTCCCGGTCGTCGCTCCTTGTGTATCGCGAGTCGTGATTTGACCTTTGTTCCTCTTACGTCACAGGTCATAGTACAGCGTGCCCTGGCGGGTAGAAACATGGCCAATGCGAAAGGTGGTACCTTACTCGCCGgctattttaaaatattaccaATGTTCATGATAATTATGCCCGGTATGATAGCACGTGTGTTGTGGCCAGGTAAGTCAAATGCTATAACATCATCATATGGATAGAAACAAGAtaatctttaatttaaaattgaaGCTCGCACTATCTCTGAAATGAAATAATCGATTTTCACCAAAACAAGACCACGGAAACTTTCACTCAATGAGTTTATAATTCCAGCGCAGTTCAGCATTGTAAATTGCGTAGCTCAGGCATTTTCTAATTCTCATCATCCGTAAAGTTCTGGCTGTTTGAAATTCTcatacaattttgttgaaattcggGTCTCGCCTTGGGCTAATTGTCAATTATACATCTCTTTGTGGGTTTCGATTTCTCAATGATTTCACTCATCATAGTGCCAGCCGGCTATTTTGTAATCCAGTGTGAGATGAAACGAAGGAAAACACATTCTTGATCAGCCATTCATAACTTTGTAGGGAAGTGTTCACATCGAGGGGCAGAGTACGTTTGATGATTCGACGCGTTACATGGCTTCATTTACTGTTTCACAGATGAAATTGCCTGCGTAGATCCGGATGTCTGCTTGGAGGTGTGCAACAACCCGACGGGATGTTCCAACATTGCCTATCCGACCCTTGTGATGCGGCTCCTGCCCATAGGTTGGTAAAAATGTCGTTTTGGATTCGTACAGTTCCTGTAAGACACCTCTGTCATCTACTTGTGTTTTCCTTTACGCGTCATAAATGTATGGATACTTATCATCCGCGTCTTACGCCCCCTGgcagtatttagagaaaaaaacAGCGTTTCCGGAGCCAACAGATAAAAAGTAATGTTTGATATTACCGCAACACTTACGATCTCAATTCTGTTTGCTTACTTCTGGGACAAATTTCAAAGATCAATGGCCCATTACTAAATTGATGACCAAAAAGTCCtaaaggtaaaacaaaactaaaagtatCGTCAAAACTGGTGAAATGtaacttttttctgttttcaggAGTGCGTGGCCTGATGCTTGCCGTCATGTTGTCTGCTCTTATGAGTTCGTTGACCTCTATATTCAATAGCGGAGCAACAATTTTCACCATTGACATATGGAAGAGGATACGGAAAGATGCTAGCGAAAGGGAACTGATGGTCGTTGGCAGGTATCTACCTCTTTGAGTGATCTGTACATGtacctttcatttttttctaccTGCACGACATTGTTATGTACCAAAGACTTTTGagtttgtcaatttatttgaaataattgcATTCGTGGATATGAGGAGATGCAAAGTTGCTATCGTTTAGGGAAAGACCGATGGTAAGGGGCTTGGTGAAGCTGGATACGGGGTGTTAAAATTTTAACCGTTTTGAAATCTATCATATTTGTTTAAAATTCGTCACAAATTTGTTTACATGGTAATCCATCAAACAGGAATAATGAttcaaatgaattttaagtaaCCTACTTAGATATCACCTTTCGGCTTTTGCCTAAAAGTACAATCGTTTATTTATTTGCCATGTGACAGAATCTTCGTCGGGATCTTGGCCATATCCAGTATTCTATGGATTCCTATGATTGCGAACAGCCAGGGTGGTCAGCTGTGGCACTACATTCAGGAAATCAGTGGTTATCTGACGCCACCAATCGCCGCTGTCTTCGTCCTGGCCGTGCTGTGGGGGAGAATAACAGAGCCCGTGAGTCCTGTTTCTGAAATCTCTATTCTACTGTTATGACTTTAGAAAATATGTTATctcatttgttttaaaaatttagaGACCATTTCTAGTATATCGGCACACAAGAAGTATCGTTAGTGTAGgattcgacaaagcttgtgttgtgtAGTACTAtcgggaaaaagtgcgtgactagagcgagaaactgacgctttctcgcaatcggtgagaatctgttcttattctcaccgctgtcggtgagaaaattttaatctccgctggagattggtgagaaatgcactccttggagagaatcaagtgtgagaacaaattctcaccggtgagaatggaaattctcactaagtacagcgagaattgaaattcactggcgcgAATCAATCGCAGGGCAGTGGTTATGGTACCgaactcactatcggaggatggtgagttcgaaaACCCGGTAGttccagagtaa belongs to Ptychodera flava strain L36383 chromosome 17, AS_Pfla_20210202, whole genome shotgun sequence and includes:
- the LOC139115378 gene encoding LOW QUALITY PROTEIN: sodium/glucose cotransporter 4-like (The sequence of the model RefSeq protein was modified relative to this genomic sequence to represent the inferred CDS: inserted 1 base in 1 codon), giving the protein MAEDETIGVVDIVVIVLYFAFVIGVGFVSMCRPNRGTSKGYFLAGRDMMWFLVGASLFASNIGSYHFVGLAGSGAAAGWGAGAYELNALYFLQLLGWLFLPVYVAGAVYTMPEYLQKRFGGXRIRLYYSILSLLLYVFTKISVDMFSGALFIQESLGWNLWVSIGVLLLITAVYTIIGGLAAVMYTDAVQFVIMMAGGITLMVISFIEVGGLSGLIEKYPEAYPNATVYYNDSCGIPRDDAFKMFRDPVDSDMPWPGFLLGQSPASLWYWCADQVIVQRALAGRNMANAKGGTLLAGYFKILPMFMIIMPGMIARVLWPDEIACVDPDVCLEVCNNPTGCSNIAYPTLVMRLLPIGVRGLMLAVMLSALMSSLTSIFNSGATIFTIDIWKRIRKDASERELMVVGRIFVGILAISSILWIPMIANSQGGQLWHYIQEISGYLTPPIAAVFVLAVLWGRITEPGTFWSLMVGLLGGVIRFILVIVYPDPKCGEEDTRPAIVSKIHYFYVAMILFWLTLVLCIIISLMTKPIPKNKLYRLTFGLGTAKRKGRI